The Pseudomonas fluorescens genome includes a window with the following:
- a CDS encoding chemotaxis protein CheW — protein MSGSASYTVTHDDAQAIDDCWNRIGVHGDKSCPLLVEHIHCRNCSVYSAAATRLLDRYALPQDQRDLSLAPADTDAVTRSLLMFRLGEEWLGLTTRSLVEVAPLQPIHSLPHQRSRALLGVANVRGALVACLSLVELLDLEPGTAVLSGARVMPRMLIVAAKGGPVVVPVDEVDGIHAIDERVLASASQSTGKYTRGVLPFKGRSLRWLDEEQLLSAVARSLS, from the coding sequence ATGAGCGGTTCGGCTTCTTACACCGTTACCCATGACGATGCCCAGGCTATCGACGACTGCTGGAATCGCATCGGCGTGCATGGCGACAAATCCTGTCCGTTGTTGGTCGAGCATATTCACTGCCGCAATTGCTCGGTGTATTCGGCGGCCGCCACCCGGCTGCTCGACCGTTATGCCTTGCCGCAGGATCAGCGGGATCTGTCTCTTGCCCCCGCGGACACCGATGCGGTCACGCGCTCGCTGTTGATGTTCCGCCTCGGCGAGGAATGGCTGGGCCTGACGACGCGCAGCCTGGTGGAAGTGGCGCCGTTGCAGCCGATCCATTCCTTGCCCCACCAGCGCTCGCGGGCCTTGTTGGGGGTGGCGAATGTACGCGGGGCGCTGGTGGCCTGCCTGTCGCTGGTGGAGCTGTTGGACCTGGAACCCGGCACAGCGGTGCTTTCCGGCGCACGGGTGATGCCGCGCATGTTGATTGTCGCGGCCAAGGGCGGGCCGGTGGTGGTGCCGGTGGATGAGGTCGACGGCATCCACGCCATCGATGAACGCGTCCTGGCGAGCGCTTCGCAATCGACGGGCAAGTACACCCGTGGTGTGCTGCCCTTCAAGGGCCGCAGCCTGCGCTGGCTGGATGAAGAACAACTGCTGTCCGCCGTGGCTCGGAGCCTGTCATGA